One genomic segment of Nothobranchius furzeri strain GRZ-AD chromosome 10, NfurGRZ-RIMD1, whole genome shotgun sequence includes these proteins:
- the si:ch1073-15f19.2 gene encoding uncharacterized protein si:ch1073-15f19.2 isoform X1, with protein sequence MTGKVLGIAFHLLLFSSVIQGLKHVELIHKEAVEAVEGQNVSLPCLVKNVSGLNVVSLEWKKDETKLGMYNSAHGHYYHWSNVTIQIKQDEAKKLSGSHLLLLHVNKWDSGVYVCEITSFPLGSFRKETNLTVKEEIKLACEVDGGIEVNYGENALIHCSVSSNDAQYRWTKNENVVSDDASLKLWSVTGAHAGAYKLTVNTGGKTLHRVFTIVVLSATTDPVTTPEKSLTDSAHCNRTTFQSTKPLTPGNLTTPPNLSNVPVTAMEDMTSSTSIPSPPNTHSNSTDVLNSTASYEDTTEFRSTQEMTNKKMMTEATPHTPEPAGVFSESTEESSTVGNIKESSEHPPNSTSSTSIKITEPDIENKGTRWSQLFLALIIVSLLLVIVVVGILKMRQIRQKRMDFPPPFKPPPPPVKYTAAHQYEFSMQPFPISRCNSIIDPKDIRTLYT encoded by the exons ATGACCGGAAAGGTGCTGGGAATAGCGTTCCATCTACTGCTCTTTTCCTCTGTTATCCAAG GACTCAAGCACGTTGAGTTGATCCACAAGGAAGCAGTGGAAGCAGTAGAGGGCCAGAACGTCTCCTTACCTTGTTTGGTGAAAAATGTTAGTGGTCTAAATGTCGTTAGTCTGGAATGGAAAAAGGATGAAACTAAGCTGGGGATGTACAACTCAGCCCATGGACACTATTATCACTGGTCCAATGTGACCATTCAGATTAAGCAGGATGAAGCAAAAAAGTTATCGGGGTCCCATCTGCTCCTTCTTCACGTCAACAAATGGGACAGTGGTGTTTATGTTTGTGAAATCACAAGTTTTCCTTTGGGCTCCTTTAGAAAAGAAACCAATCTAACAGTCAAAG aGGAAATCAAATTGGCATGTGAAGTGGACGGTGGTATCGAGGTCAATTATGGAGAAAATGCATTAATTCACTGCTCTGTTTCGTCTAATGATGCTCAGTACAGGTGGACCAAG aatgagaacGTGGTGTCAGACGACGCATCACTGAAGCTGTGGTCGGTGACAGGTGCTCATGCAGGGGCCTATAAACTCACAGTCAACACGGGAGGCAAAACTCTGCATAGAGTTTTCACTATTGTTGTGCTAAGCGCGACCACAG aTCCCGTGACAACACCAGAAAAAAGTCTTACTGACTCAGCACACTGCAACCGTACAACGTTCCAAAGCACCAAACCTCTAACTCCAGGAAACTTGACCACTCCTCCAAATCTCAGCAATGTTCCAGTCACAGCAATGGAGGACATGACCTCCTCAACCAGCATCCCATCACCTCCCAACACACACTCTAACTCCACCGACGTACTCAACTCCACTGCATCGTACGAGGACACCACCGAGTTCAGATCAACACAGGAGATGACCAACAAAAAGATGATGACTGAGGCCACGCCTCACACTCCAGAACCAGCAGGCGTTTTCTCAGAGAGCACAGAGGAGTCAAGCACCGTCGGAAACATTAAAGAATCCTCTGAACATCCTCCGAATTCAACCTCATCTACGAGCATTAAAATCACAGAGCCTGACATCGAGAACAAGG GTACCAGATGGAGTCAGCTGTTCTTGGCGTTAATCATCGTTTCGCTGCTGTTAGTGATTGTCGTGGTCGGCATTCTCAAGATGAGGCAAATCCGACAGAAGAG GATGGACTTTCCACCTCCGTTCAAACCTCCCCCACCTCCAGTCAAGTACACAGCAGCCCACCAGTATGAGTTCTCGATGCAGCCCTTTCCTATATCGAGGTGCAACTCGATAATAGACCCAAAAGATATCAGAACGTTGTATACGTAG
- the si:ch1073-15f19.2 gene encoding T-cell surface protein tactile isoform X2 yields the protein MYNSAHGHYYHWSNVTIQIKQDEAKKLSGSHLLLLHVNKWDSGVYVCEITSFPLGSFRKETNLTVKEEIKLACEVDGGIEVNYGENALIHCSVSSNDAQYRWTKNENVVSDDASLKLWSVTGAHAGAYKLTVNTGGKTLHRVFTIVVLSATTDPVTTPEKSLTDSAHCNRTTFQSTKPLTPGNLTTPPNLSNVPVTAMEDMTSSTSIPSPPNTHSNSTDVLNSTASYEDTTEFRSTQEMTNKKMMTEATPHTPEPAGVFSESTEESSTVGNIKESSEHPPNSTSSTSIKITEPDIENKGTRWSQLFLALIIVSLLLVIVVVGILKMRQIRQKRMDFPPPFKPPPPPVKYTAAHQYEFSMQPFPISRCNSIIDPKDIRTLYT from the exons ATGTACAACTCAGCCCATGGACACTATTATCACTGGTCCAATGTGACCATTCAGATTAAGCAGGATGAAGCAAAAAAGTTATCGGGGTCCCATCTGCTCCTTCTTCACGTCAACAAATGGGACAGTGGTGTTTATGTTTGTGAAATCACAAGTTTTCCTTTGGGCTCCTTTAGAAAAGAAACCAATCTAACAGTCAAAG aGGAAATCAAATTGGCATGTGAAGTGGACGGTGGTATCGAGGTCAATTATGGAGAAAATGCATTAATTCACTGCTCTGTTTCGTCTAATGATGCTCAGTACAGGTGGACCAAG aatgagaacGTGGTGTCAGACGACGCATCACTGAAGCTGTGGTCGGTGACAGGTGCTCATGCAGGGGCCTATAAACTCACAGTCAACACGGGAGGCAAAACTCTGCATAGAGTTTTCACTATTGTTGTGCTAAGCGCGACCACAG aTCCCGTGACAACACCAGAAAAAAGTCTTACTGACTCAGCACACTGCAACCGTACAACGTTCCAAAGCACCAAACCTCTAACTCCAGGAAACTTGACCACTCCTCCAAATCTCAGCAATGTTCCAGTCACAGCAATGGAGGACATGACCTCCTCAACCAGCATCCCATCACCTCCCAACACACACTCTAACTCCACCGACGTACTCAACTCCACTGCATCGTACGAGGACACCACCGAGTTCAGATCAACACAGGAGATGACCAACAAAAAGATGATGACTGAGGCCACGCCTCACACTCCAGAACCAGCAGGCGTTTTCTCAGAGAGCACAGAGGAGTCAAGCACCGTCGGAAACATTAAAGAATCCTCTGAACATCCTCCGAATTCAACCTCATCTACGAGCATTAAAATCACAGAGCCTGACATCGAGAACAAGG GTACCAGATGGAGTCAGCTGTTCTTGGCGTTAATCATCGTTTCGCTGCTGTTAGTGATTGTCGTGGTCGGCATTCTCAAGATGAGGCAAATCCGACAGAAGAG GATGGACTTTCCACCTCCGTTCAAACCTCCCCCACCTCCAGTCAAGTACACAGCAGCCCACCAGTATGAGTTCTCGATGCAGCCCTTTCCTATATCGAGGTGCAACTCGATAATAGACCCAAAAGATATCAGAACGTTGTATACGTAG